From a single Streptomyces misionensis genomic region:
- a CDS encoding acyltransferase domain-containing protein has protein sequence MLADGRKGRTAFLFSAGDPPPPGTGRELAAAFPLFAKTLDEVCGRLGPYLQLPLKSVMFAAPGTRTSALLDRVPFAGPAVFALQVAQYRLLSGWGVRPDVLFGHAAGRMAAAYAAGVFSLPDACHAVGTLARLLDGAGGDGAPGEVLAAYGRTLATLRPRPPRLPLVSDVTARPVAAETADPGFWLPVAPSRFADAAALLHREGVRTWLELGPEDGLIRALPGCLPPGTSAGSARAVARDWAVLAADRGEHLGSTRA, from the coding sequence ATGCTCGCTGATGGCCGCAAGGGACGTACCGCATTCCTGTTCTCGGCCGGTGACCCGCCGCCGCCCGGGACGGGCCGTGAACTGGCGGCGGCGTTCCCTCTGTTCGCGAAGACGCTGGACGAGGTGTGCGGGCGTCTGGGCCCGTATCTGCAACTGCCGCTGAAGAGCGTGATGTTCGCGGCCCCCGGCACCCGGACGTCGGCGCTGCTGGACCGGGTGCCGTTCGCGGGCCCCGCGGTCTTCGCGCTCCAGGTGGCGCAGTACCGGCTGCTGAGCGGCTGGGGGGTGCGGCCCGATGTGCTGTTCGGGCACGCGGCCGGGCGGATGGCCGCCGCGTACGCCGCCGGGGTCTTCTCCCTTCCGGACGCCTGCCACGCGGTCGGCACGCTGGCCCGGCTGCTGGACGGCGCGGGCGGCGACGGGGCGCCGGGCGAGGTCCTCGCCGCCTACGGCCGTACGCTCGCCACGCTCCGTCCCCGCCCGCCGCGGCTGCCCCTCGTCTCCGACGTCACCGCCCGCCCGGTGGCCGCCGAGACCGCCGATCCGGGGTTCTGGCTGCCCGTGGCGCCGTCCCGGTTCGCGGACGCGGCCGCCCTGCTGCACCGGGAGGGGGTGCGTACCTGGCTGGAGCTGGGCCCGGAGGACGGCCTCATCCGCGCGCTCCCCGGCTGCCTGCCGCCGGGCACCAGCGCCGGCTCGGCCCGTGCCGTGGCGCGGGACTGGGCGGTGCTGGCGGCGGACCGGGGCGAGCACCTCGGGAGCACGCGGGCCTGA
- a CDS encoding (2Fe-2S)-binding protein, translating to MTHIKVNVDGTTYEDDVEPRLLLVHYLRDRLGLTGTPIGCDTSNCGACTVDLDGATVKSCSVLAVQADGCAVTTVQGLAEDGGFTALQRAFHEQHALQCGYCTPGMIMAARDLLRENPHPTSDEVRHALEGNLCRCTGYQNIVRAVLAASGRQDGSPAADRARDTSGQQATEEVTA from the coding sequence ATGACCCACATCAAGGTGAACGTCGACGGCACGACGTACGAGGACGACGTGGAGCCGCGACTGCTGCTCGTCCACTATCTGCGCGACCGCCTCGGACTGACCGGCACCCCGATCGGCTGCGACACCTCGAACTGCGGGGCGTGCACCGTGGACCTGGACGGCGCGACCGTCAAGAGCTGCTCGGTGCTGGCCGTCCAGGCGGACGGCTGCGCGGTGACGACCGTGCAGGGTCTGGCGGAGGACGGCGGGTTCACGGCGCTGCAACGCGCCTTCCACGAGCAGCACGCCCTCCAGTGCGGCTACTGCACCCCCGGCATGATCATGGCGGCGCGCGATCTGCTCCGGGAGAACCCGCACCCGACGTCCGACGAGGTGCGCCACGCCCTGGAGGGCAACCTCTGCCGCTGCACCGGCTACCAGAACATCGTCCGCGCGGTGCTCGCCGCGTCCGGACGGCAGGACGGCTCCCCAGCCGCCGACCGTGCGCGGGACACCTCCGGACAGCAGGCCACCGAGGAGGTCACGGCATGA
- a CDS encoding MBL fold metallo-hydrolase — translation MAARIERLVTSGQFTLDGGTWDVDNNVWIVGDDEEAIVIDAAHDADAIARAVGDRRLTAIVCTHAHNDHIDAAPELADRTGAVIWLHPDDLPLWKMTHPDRDPDRLLVDGQVIEAAGADLTVLHTPGHAQGAVCLYDPGLGTVFTGDTLFKGGPGATGRSYSHFPTIIESIRERLLTLPPETKVLTGHGDSTTIGDEAPHLEEWIKRGH, via the coding sequence ATGGCCGCCCGCATCGAACGCCTCGTCACCTCCGGCCAGTTCACCCTCGACGGCGGCACCTGGGACGTCGACAACAACGTCTGGATCGTCGGTGACGACGAGGAGGCGATCGTCATCGACGCCGCCCACGACGCCGACGCCATCGCCCGCGCCGTCGGCGACCGCCGGCTCACCGCCATCGTGTGCACCCACGCCCACAACGACCACATCGACGCGGCCCCGGAACTCGCCGACCGCACCGGCGCGGTCATCTGGCTGCACCCGGACGACCTGCCGCTGTGGAAGATGACCCACCCCGACCGCGACCCCGACCGGCTGCTCGTGGACGGGCAGGTCATCGAGGCGGCCGGCGCCGACCTGACCGTGCTGCACACGCCCGGGCACGCGCAGGGCGCGGTCTGCCTCTACGACCCCGGGCTCGGCACCGTCTTCACCGGCGACACCCTCTTCAAGGGCGGCCCCGGCGCCACCGGACGGTCGTACTCCCACTTCCCGACGATCATCGAGTCCATCCGCGAGCGGCTGCTCACCCTGCCGCCCGAGACCAAGGTCCTCACCGGCCACGGCGACTCCACCACGATCGGCGACGAGGCGCCCCACCTGGAGGAATGGATCAAACGCGGGCACTGA
- a CDS encoding AAA family ATPase gives MDDPEQVRARLEETGYLVDDGLAVTCYLALRLHRPLFCEGDAGVGKTALASALAEALGAPLIRLQCHEGIDASQALYDWDFPRQLLHLRAAEAAGVRDADRLESELYDRRFLIARPLLQALQTEPSVLLVDEIDRADDEFEAFLLELLSEYAVTIPELGTLRAEVPPVVVLTSNRTREVHDALKRRCLYHWFDHPGFARELAIVRRRLPGVSARLAEQVTALVQALREADLVKPPGVAETIDWAEALAALGATETDAELAVTTLGSVLKYREDMDRARGLDLTAVLAARGV, from the coding sequence ATGGACGACCCAGAGCAGGTGCGGGCCCGCCTGGAGGAAACGGGATACCTCGTGGACGACGGGCTGGCCGTCACCTGTTACCTGGCGCTGAGGCTGCACCGGCCGCTGTTCTGCGAGGGCGACGCGGGCGTCGGCAAGACCGCGCTCGCCTCCGCCCTCGCCGAGGCGCTCGGCGCCCCGCTGATCCGGCTCCAGTGCCACGAGGGCATCGACGCGTCCCAGGCCCTGTACGACTGGGACTTCCCGCGCCAGCTGCTGCACCTGCGGGCGGCGGAGGCGGCGGGCGTCAGGGACGCGGACCGGCTGGAGAGCGAGCTGTACGACCGGCGGTTCCTCATCGCCCGCCCGCTGCTCCAGGCGTTGCAGACCGAGCCGTCGGTCCTGCTGGTGGACGAGATCGACCGCGCCGACGACGAGTTCGAGGCCTTCCTGCTGGAACTCCTGTCCGAGTACGCGGTGACGATCCCCGAACTGGGCACGCTGCGGGCCGAGGTGCCGCCGGTGGTCGTGCTCACCTCCAACCGCACCCGCGAGGTGCACGACGCGCTCAAGCGGCGGTGTCTGTACCACTGGTTCGACCACCCCGGCTTCGCCCGTGAACTCGCCATCGTGCGCCGCCGGCTGCCCGGGGTGTCGGCCCGTCTCGCCGAACAGGTGACGGCCCTCGTCCAGGCCCTGCGCGAGGCGGACCTGGTGAAACCGCCGGGCGTCGCGGAGACCATCGACTGGGCCGAGGCCCTGGCGGCGCTGGGCGCCACCGAGACCGACGCGGAACTCGCCGTCACCACCCTGGGTTCCGTCCTCAAGTACCGCGAGGACATGGACCGCGCCCGGGGCCTGGACCTGACCGCGGTGCTGGCGGCGCGGGGGGTGTGA
- a CDS encoding vWA domain-containing protein, with product MDTSPAAWSSPPGPAAADAVLLGFVRALRASGVEASAERGYAFLRAVTVLRPGVRADVYAAGRATLCGGPDDLERYERVFAAYFGSADGPAARPVPRTAPPPRPRPRVRVGLAGDRSTGERDPLGPPTATLASSTEVLRHRDVAALDDAERAQLHRLLAAFALRGETRRSARRRPARRGDVDPRRTVRELLRRGGEPARLRRHARVDRPRRVVLLVDVSGSMAPYADALLRFAHAAVRGGRTEVFTVGTRLTRVTRELSHRDPDLAMAAVAAAVPDWRGGTRLGELLREFLNRWGQRGMARGAVVVLLSDGWERDDPRLLGAQMRRLHALAHRVVWANPRKERPGYAPTAAGMAAALPSVDEFVAGHSLAALERLAAVVRGARSGAVAGVER from the coding sequence ATGGACACGTCCCCGGCCGCCTGGTCCTCCCCGCCGGGTCCGGCGGCGGCCGACGCCGTGCTGCTCGGGTTCGTGCGGGCGCTGCGGGCCTCGGGGGTCGAGGCGAGTGCCGAGCGGGGGTACGCGTTCCTGCGGGCGGTCACCGTGCTGCGGCCGGGGGTGCGGGCGGACGTGTACGCGGCGGGACGGGCCACGCTGTGCGGCGGTCCGGACGACCTGGAGCGCTACGAAAGGGTGTTCGCCGCCTATTTCGGGAGCGCCGACGGGCCCGCCGCCCGGCCCGTGCCGCGCACCGCTCCCCCGCCCCGGCCCCGGCCACGCGTCCGGGTCGGGCTCGCCGGCGACCGTTCCACCGGCGAGCGCGACCCGCTGGGCCCGCCCACCGCCACGCTCGCCAGCTCCACCGAGGTGCTGCGGCACCGTGACGTCGCCGCCCTGGACGACGCCGAGCGCGCCCAACTCCACCGGCTGCTGGCCGCGTTCGCGCTGCGGGGCGAGACCCGCCGGTCGGCCCGGCGGCGGCCGGCCCGGCGCGGGGACGTCGATCCGCGCCGGACCGTGCGCGAGCTGCTGCGGCGCGGCGGGGAACCGGCCCGGCTGCGCCGGCACGCCCGGGTCGACCGGCCGCGCCGGGTGGTGCTGCTGGTGGACGTGAGCGGTTCGATGGCACCGTACGCGGACGCGCTGCTGCGGTTCGCGCACGCGGCCGTGCGCGGGGGCCGCACGGAGGTGTTCACGGTCGGCACCCGGCTGACCCGGGTGACCCGCGAACTGTCCCACCGCGACCCGGACCTGGCGATGGCGGCGGTCGCGGCGGCCGTGCCCGACTGGCGCGGCGGCACCCGGCTCGGCGAGCTGCTGCGCGAGTTCCTGAACCGCTGGGGGCAGCGGGGCATGGCGCGCGGCGCGGTCGTGGTGCTGCTCTCCGACGGCTGGGAGCGCGACGATCCCCGGCTGCTCGGCGCCCAGATGCGCCGGCTGCACGCGCTGGCGCACCGGGTGGTGTGGGCCAACCCCCGCAAGGAGCGGCCGGGTTACGCGCCGACGGCGGCGGGGATGGCGGCGGCCCTGCCGAGCGTGGACGAGTTCGTGGCGGGGCACAGCCTGGCGGCGCTGGAGCGGCTCGCGGCGGTGGTGCGCGGGGCGCGGTCCGGCGCGGTGGCGGGGGTGGAGCGTTGA
- a CDS encoding S-(hydroxymethyl)mycothiol dehydrogenase, giving the protein MAQEVRGVIAPGKNEPVRVETIVVPDPGPGEAVVRVQACGVCHTDLHYKQGGISDDFPFLLGHEAAGVVESVGDGVTEVAPGDFVVLNWRAVCGNCRACLRGRPWYCFNTHNAKQKMTLASTGQELSPALGIGAFAEKTLVAAGQCTKVDPSVSPAVAGLLGCGVMAGIGAAINTGNVGRGDSVAVIGCGGVGDAAIAGANLAGAAKIIAVDIDDRKLEKARTLGATHTVNSRQSDPVEAVRELTGGFGADVVIEAVGRPETYKQAFYARDLAGTVVLVGVPTPEMKLELPLLDVFGRGGSLKSSWYGDCLPSRDFPMLIDLHLQGRLPLDAFVTETIRLDEVEKAFERMHEGDVLRSVVVL; this is encoded by the coding sequence ATGGCGCAGGAAGTACGCGGCGTGATCGCACCGGGCAAGAACGAGCCCGTACGAGTCGAGACGATCGTGGTGCCGGATCCGGGGCCGGGCGAGGCCGTCGTACGCGTCCAGGCCTGCGGCGTGTGCCACACCGACCTGCACTACAAGCAGGGCGGCATCTCCGACGACTTCCCCTTCCTCCTCGGCCACGAGGCCGCGGGCGTGGTGGAGTCGGTCGGCGACGGCGTCACCGAGGTGGCGCCCGGTGACTTCGTCGTCCTGAACTGGCGCGCGGTGTGCGGCAACTGCCGGGCCTGTCTGCGCGGCCGCCCCTGGTACTGCTTCAACACCCACAACGCCAAGCAGAAGATGACCCTCGCGTCCACCGGGCAGGAGCTGTCCCCGGCCCTGGGCATCGGCGCGTTCGCGGAGAAGACCCTCGTCGCCGCCGGCCAGTGCACCAAGGTCGACCCGTCCGTCTCCCCGGCGGTCGCGGGTCTCCTCGGCTGCGGGGTGATGGCCGGCATCGGCGCCGCCATCAACACGGGCAACGTCGGCCGGGGCGACTCGGTCGCGGTCATCGGCTGCGGCGGCGTCGGCGACGCGGCCATCGCGGGCGCCAACCTGGCCGGCGCGGCGAAGATCATCGCCGTGGACATCGACGACCGCAAGCTGGAGAAGGCCCGCACCCTGGGCGCCACCCACACCGTCAACTCCCGGCAGTCCGACCCGGTGGAGGCGGTCCGCGAGCTGACCGGCGGGTTCGGCGCCGACGTCGTCATCGAGGCGGTCGGCCGCCCGGAGACCTACAAGCAGGCCTTCTACGCCCGCGACCTGGCCGGCACCGTCGTCCTCGTCGGCGTCCCCACCCCGGAGATGAAGCTCGAACTGCCCCTGCTGGACGTCTTCGGCCGCGGCGGCTCCCTCAAGTCCAGCTGGTACGGCGACTGCCTGCCTTCCCGCGACTTCCCGATGCTGATCGACCTGCATCTGCAAGGCCGGCTGCCCCTCGACGCGTTCGTCACCGAGACCATCCGACTGGACGAGGTGGAGAAGGCGTTCGAGCGGATGCACGAGGGCGACGTGCTGCGTTCGGTGGTGGTGCTGTGA
- a CDS encoding nuclear transport factor 2 family protein has protein sequence MGSATGSAFDTETLRRGIEGTTGNSLLALYADDAEVRIVDHNTQPSHPRVLHGRGEIAALLDDIYGRDMTHKLDQCVVQGDQAAFTESCQYGDGTRVLAESMITLRDGKISRQILIQAWDE, from the coding sequence ATGGGCAGCGCCACAGGCTCCGCCTTCGACACCGAGACACTGCGCCGGGGCATCGAGGGAACCACCGGGAACTCCCTGCTGGCCCTGTACGCGGACGACGCGGAGGTCCGCATCGTCGACCACAACACCCAGCCGAGCCATCCACGGGTCCTGCACGGCCGCGGTGAGATCGCCGCGTTGCTGGACGACATCTACGGCCGCGACATGACGCACAAGCTGGACCAGTGCGTGGTCCAGGGCGATCAGGCCGCGTTCACCGAGTCCTGCCAGTACGGGGACGGCACCCGGGTCCTCGCCGAGTCCATGATCACACTGCGGGACGGGAAGATCTCCCGGCAGATCCTGATCCAGGCATGGGACGAGTAG
- a CDS encoding alcohol dehydrogenase yields the protein MSSYRVAQVAAPNGTFELVEREVPRPGPGHVRIAVEACGVCHSDALFVGGGLPGVTFPDVPGHEIAGRIEELGEGVRERGWQTGDRVAVGWFGGSCGHCGPCREGDFVVCDNLKVPGWTYDGGFAEKVIAPVDALARIPEALAASDAGPLACAGVTTFNGLRRSPGRPGDLVAVLGLGGLGHLGVQYAVAMGFETVAIARGAQKADFARQLGAHHYVDSTSATPVAEALQALGGAKVVLATAGNSEAISATVDGLAPRGELVAIGADTAPLDISPAQLLMAGRVVRGHPSGTSKDVEDTMAFSVLHGIRPMTEKTPLADADAAFQKMLAGKARFRMVLTMG from the coding sequence ATGAGTAGCTATCGAGTCGCCCAAGTGGCCGCCCCGAACGGCACCTTCGAGCTGGTCGAGCGCGAGGTGCCGCGGCCGGGGCCCGGCCATGTGCGGATCGCCGTCGAGGCGTGCGGCGTCTGCCACAGCGACGCCCTCTTCGTCGGCGGCGGGCTGCCGGGTGTGACGTTCCCCGACGTGCCCGGGCACGAGATCGCCGGGCGGATCGAGGAACTGGGCGAGGGCGTGCGCGAACGCGGCTGGCAGACCGGCGACCGGGTGGCCGTGGGCTGGTTCGGCGGCAGCTGCGGCCACTGCGGGCCCTGCCGCGAGGGCGACTTCGTCGTGTGCGACAACCTGAAGGTGCCGGGCTGGACCTACGACGGCGGCTTCGCCGAGAAGGTGATCGCACCCGTCGACGCCCTGGCCCGGATCCCGGAGGCGCTGGCCGCGAGCGACGCCGGGCCGCTGGCCTGCGCGGGCGTGACCACCTTCAACGGGCTGCGCCGCAGCCCCGGCCGGCCCGGCGACCTGGTCGCGGTGCTCGGCCTCGGCGGCCTCGGACACCTCGGGGTGCAGTACGCGGTCGCGATGGGCTTCGAGACCGTGGCGATCGCCCGGGGAGCGCAGAAGGCCGACTTCGCCCGTCAGCTCGGCGCCCACCACTACGTCGACAGCACCTCCGCCACCCCGGTCGCCGAGGCGCTGCAGGCCCTGGGCGGCGCCAAGGTCGTCCTCGCCACCGCGGGGAACTCCGAGGCCATCTCGGCCACCGTGGACGGCCTGGCCCCCCGCGGGGAACTGGTCGCCATCGGCGCCGACACCGCGCCCCTGGACATCAGCCCGGCCCAGCTCCTCATGGCCGGCCGCGTCGTCCGCGGCCACCCGTCCGGCACCTCCAAGGACGTGGAGGACACCATGGCCTTCAGCGTGCTGCACGGCATCCGCCCCATGACGGAGAAGACCCCGCTCGCTGACGCCGACGCCGCGTTCCAGAAGATGCTGGCCGGGAAGGCGCGGTTCCGGATGGTGCTCACCATGGGGTGA
- a CDS encoding FAD binding domain-containing protein — protein sequence MIPPAFEYARPQSVEEAVRLLGEAGDEAKVLAGGQSLLPLLRLRLAFPELVVDVGRIPALRGVREDGDTLVIGALTTHHDVIRDPLVRRHAGLLAAATATVADPAVRHRGTLGGSLAHADAAGDLPAVVLALDGELVAAGPNGRRTVPAREFFVDYLQSALSPDELLVEVRVPKTDGWGFHYEKFHPVAQAWAIVGVAALVRREDGRIAEARVGLTNMGATPLRASAAEAALAGADGPGPVARAAGAAAEGTRPGQDASASPEYRAHLARVLTERAVLTAAGMR from the coding sequence ATGATTCCCCCGGCATTCGAGTACGCCCGCCCGCAGTCCGTCGAGGAGGCGGTACGGCTGCTCGGCGAGGCGGGTGACGAGGCGAAGGTGCTGGCCGGCGGGCAGAGCCTGCTGCCGCTGCTGCGGCTGCGGCTCGCCTTCCCCGAACTCGTCGTGGACGTGGGGCGCATTCCCGCGCTGCGCGGGGTGCGCGAGGACGGCGACACCCTGGTCATCGGCGCGCTCACCACCCACCACGACGTCATCCGCGACCCGCTGGTGCGCCGCCACGCCGGGCTGCTCGCGGCCGCCACCGCCACCGTCGCCGACCCTGCGGTACGGCACCGGGGCACGCTCGGCGGCTCGCTGGCGCACGCCGACGCGGCCGGCGACCTGCCCGCGGTCGTCCTGGCGCTGGACGGCGAGCTGGTCGCCGCCGGTCCGAACGGCCGACGCACCGTCCCGGCCCGGGAGTTCTTCGTCGACTACCTGCAATCCGCCCTCTCTCCCGACGAGTTGCTCGTCGAGGTGCGGGTGCCGAAGACGGACGGCTGGGGCTTCCACTACGAGAAGTTCCACCCGGTGGCGCAGGCCTGGGCGATCGTCGGGGTCGCGGCGCTGGTGCGGCGGGAGGACGGGCGGATCGCCGAGGCACGCGTGGGGCTGACCAACATGGGCGCGACCCCGCTGCGGGCATCCGCCGCGGAGGCGGCGCTGGCCGGCGCCGACGGGCCGGGCCCGGTGGCGCGGGCGGCCGGGGCCGCGGCCGAGGGCACCCGGCCCGGTCAGGACGCGTCGGCCTCCCCCGAGTACCGCGCGCACCTCGCCCGGGTCCTGACCGAGCGGGCGGTGCTGACCGCCGCCGGGATGAGGTGA
- a CDS encoding xanthine dehydrogenase family protein molybdopterin-binding subunit, which translates to MTDQAVAGEVGGEVGRARLRKEDARLLTGQTTWTDNIQVAGMLHLAILRSPMAHARITRVDVAPALERPGVIAAFSGADLAEGLGSLPCAWPVTEDIVLPDHPPIAVEEVRYAGDPVAVVAARDRYAAADALEAIEVDYDPLPPVLDLEAALAEGAPLVHSDKGTNRCYTWPLAAGESFAAVRARAEVTLRRRYHQQRLIPNAMEPRAVVVTPLAASGEYTVYSATQIPHILRIMLATVTGIPEHKLRVIAPDVGGGFGSKLQVYGEEALALAVARRLGRPVKWTESRSEGYLATHHGRGMIQDIEVAATREGRLLGLKVDLIADMGAYLMLVTPGIPILGAFMYPAIYKMDAYEFGCTGVFTTRTPTDAYRGAGRPEATFAIERIMDELAAELGLDPVEVRRRNWIRHEEFPYTTIAGLTYDSGDYEAATDKALALFGYDDLRAEQRARNERGDPVRLGIGVSTFTEMCGLAPSRVLRDLRYGAGGWEAASIRMLPTGKVEVVTGTSPHGQGHETCWSQIAADVLGVPFEDVEVLHGDTKSSPQGMDTYGSRSLAVGGEAVHRAATTVVEKARKVAAHLLEASEQDLEFRDGVFSVKGSPEARRSIQEIAFEAFTNHDLPDGVEPSINAEHVVDPENFSFPHGTHLCAVEVDTETGQTRIRSYVCVDDVGRVVNPVIVEGQVHGGLAQGIAQALYEEAVYDDEGNLVSGSMADYPVPSAVDLPDFVTDRTETPATSNALGVKGVGEAGTIASTPAVVNAVVDALRPLGVTDVRMPCTPERVWRAVREATA; encoded by the coding sequence ATGACCGATCAAGCCGTAGCGGGCGAGGTCGGCGGGGAGGTCGGCCGCGCCCGGCTGCGCAAGGAGGACGCCCGGCTGCTCACCGGCCAGACCACCTGGACCGACAACATCCAGGTCGCCGGCATGCTGCACCTGGCCATTCTGCGCAGCCCCATGGCGCACGCCCGCATCACCCGCGTGGACGTCGCCCCCGCCCTCGAACGCCCCGGTGTCATCGCGGCGTTCAGCGGCGCGGACCTCGCCGAGGGACTGGGCTCGCTGCCCTGCGCCTGGCCGGTGACCGAGGACATCGTGCTGCCCGACCATCCGCCGATCGCGGTGGAGGAGGTCCGGTACGCGGGCGACCCGGTGGCGGTCGTGGCGGCCCGCGACCGGTACGCGGCGGCCGACGCGCTGGAGGCGATCGAGGTCGACTACGACCCGCTGCCCCCGGTCCTGGACCTGGAGGCCGCGCTGGCCGAGGGCGCCCCGCTGGTCCACTCCGACAAGGGCACCAACCGCTGCTACACCTGGCCGCTGGCCGCCGGGGAGAGCTTCGCGGCGGTGCGCGCCCGCGCCGAGGTCACCCTCAGGCGCCGCTACCACCAGCAGCGGCTGATCCCCAACGCCATGGAGCCGCGCGCGGTCGTCGTCACCCCGCTCGCCGCCTCCGGCGAGTACACCGTGTACTCGGCCACCCAGATCCCGCACATCCTGCGCATCATGCTGGCCACCGTGACCGGCATCCCGGAACACAAGCTGCGGGTGATCGCCCCGGACGTGGGCGGCGGCTTCGGCTCCAAGCTCCAGGTGTACGGCGAGGAGGCGCTCGCCCTCGCGGTGGCCCGCAGGCTGGGGCGGCCGGTGAAGTGGACCGAGTCCCGCTCGGAGGGCTATCTCGCCACCCACCACGGCCGGGGCATGATCCAGGACATCGAGGTCGCCGCCACCCGCGAGGGCCGGCTGCTCGGCCTCAAGGTGGACCTCATCGCGGACATGGGCGCCTATCTGATGCTGGTCACGCCCGGCATCCCGATCCTGGGCGCGTTCATGTACCCGGCGATCTACAAGATGGACGCCTACGAGTTCGGGTGCACGGGCGTCTTCACCACCCGCACCCCCACCGACGCCTACCGCGGCGCCGGCCGCCCGGAGGCCACGTTCGCCATCGAGCGGATCATGGACGAGCTGGCGGCGGAGCTGGGCCTGGACCCGGTGGAGGTACGGCGCCGCAACTGGATCCGGCACGAGGAGTTCCCCTACACCACGATCGCCGGACTGACCTACGACAGCGGCGACTACGAGGCGGCCACCGACAAGGCGCTCGCCCTGTTCGGCTACGACGACCTGCGCGCCGAGCAGCGCGCGCGCAACGAGCGCGGCGACCCCGTACGCCTGGGCATCGGCGTGTCCACGTTCACCGAGATGTGCGGCCTGGCGCCGAGCCGGGTGCTGCGCGACCTGAGGTACGGGGCCGGCGGCTGGGAGGCGGCGAGCATCCGGATGCTGCCCACCGGCAAGGTCGAGGTGGTCACCGGCACCAGCCCGCACGGCCAGGGCCACGAGACCTGCTGGAGCCAGATCGCGGCGGACGTGCTCGGCGTGCCGTTCGAGGACGTCGAGGTGCTGCACGGCGACACGAAGTCGTCCCCGCAGGGCATGGACACCTACGGCTCGCGGTCGCTGGCCGTCGGCGGCGAGGCCGTGCACCGGGCGGCCACCACGGTGGTGGAGAAGGCCCGCAAGGTGGCGGCGCACCTGCTGGAGGCGAGCGAGCAGGACCTGGAGTTCCGGGACGGCGTGTTCTCCGTGAAGGGCTCCCCCGAGGCCCGCAGGTCCATCCAGGAGATCGCCTTCGAGGCGTTCACCAACCACGACCTGCCCGACGGCGTGGAGCCGTCCATCAACGCCGAGCACGTGGTCGACCCGGAGAACTTCTCCTTCCCGCACGGCACCCATCTGTGCGCGGTCGAAGTCGACACGGAGACCGGGCAGACGCGGATCAGGTCGTACGTCTGCGTGGACGACGTCGGCCGGGTGGTGAACCCGGTGATCGTGGAGGGGCAGGTGCACGGCGGGCTCGCGCAGGGCATCGCGCAGGCGCTGTACGAGGAGGCGGTCTACGACGACGAGGGCAACCTGGTCTCCGGCAGCATGGCCGACTACCCCGTGCCGTCGGCCGTCGACCTGCCGGACTTCGTGACCGACCGGACCGAGACCCCCGCGACGTCCAACGCCCTCGGGGTCAAGGGCGTCGGCGAGGCCGGGACGATCGCCTCGACGCCCGCCGTGGTCAACGCCGTCGTGGACGCGCTGCGCCCGCTCGGCGTGACCGACGTACGGATGCCCTGCACACCCGAGCGGGTGTGGCGCGCGGTGAGGGAGGCGACGGCATGA
- a CDS encoding bifunctional 5,10-methylenetetrahydrofolate dehydrogenase/5,10-methenyltetrahydrofolate cyclohydrolase, translating to MTQARLMDGTALARRIVEDAARRAAELTARTGVVPCLATVLVGEDPASVTYVRMKQNRCRKAGIASRHVALPATTTTDELVRTLRELSADPEVHGILLQHPMGEHVDERAAFEAIAPEKDVDGVTFASFATMSFGLPGFVSCTPGGILRLLDEYGVDPAGKRAVVVGRSAILGKPVGMLLLARDATVTYCHSRTRDLSAAVREADIVVAAVGRPRLIRGQDIKPGAVVIDAGYNPGNVGDVDFDSAVERASLITPVPGGVGPMTIATLLEQTVTAAETAAARLATA from the coding sequence ATGACCCAGGCCCGTCTCATGGACGGAACCGCCCTCGCCCGCCGCATCGTGGAGGACGCCGCGCGCCGGGCCGCGGAACTCACGGCGCGCACCGGCGTCGTCCCCTGTCTCGCCACCGTGCTGGTCGGCGAGGACCCGGCGTCCGTCACCTACGTCCGGATGAAGCAGAACCGCTGCCGCAAGGCCGGCATCGCCTCCCGCCACGTGGCCCTGCCCGCCACCACGACCACCGATGAACTGGTGCGCACCCTGCGGGAGTTGTCGGCGGACCCGGAGGTGCACGGCATCCTGCTCCAGCACCCGATGGGCGAACACGTCGACGAGCGGGCCGCGTTCGAGGCGATCGCGCCGGAGAAGGACGTCGACGGCGTCACCTTCGCCTCCTTCGCCACCATGAGCTTCGGTCTGCCGGGCTTCGTGTCCTGCACGCCGGGCGGCATCCTGCGGCTGCTCGACGAGTACGGCGTCGACCCCGCCGGGAAGCGGGCCGTGGTGGTGGGCCGCAGCGCGATCCTCGGCAAGCCGGTGGGCATGCTGCTGCTGGCGCGGGACGCGACGGTGACGTACTGCCACTCGCGCACCCGGGATCTGTCGGCGGCGGTGCGCGAGGCGGACATCGTCGTCGCGGCGGTCGGCCGGCCGCGGCTGATCCGGGGCCAGGACATCAAGCCCGGCGCGGTCGTGATCGACGCCGGCTACAACCCGGGCAACGTCGGCGACGTCGACTTCGACTCGGCCGTGGAGCGGGCCTCGCTGATCACCCCGGTGCCGGGCGGCGTGGGTCCGATGACCATCGCGACGCTGCTGGAGCAGACGGTCACGGCCGCGGAGACGGCCGCCGCCCGCCTCGCGACGGCCTGA